The window ActttttttaagggttttttttttgtgttagaAAAATGATCACTTttgtcattaaaaatataaaaattggtcAAAACATACAGTTTTTTCTGTCTAAGTGATCACTAAATTACCCAGCTGGTCACACGCatcttataatataaaaaatacataatataataaataaatttaaaagtctatgacaaaaaaaaaacactacgacACTTCACCTTTTGTCCGCTTATGGCTCAattcgtttttctttttttgcgcTAAAATTTTCCGCCCCTTACGTATCacctttttcagttttttaacgAACTGTATGTCCAACATTTGAATTTCCCCGAGGTTCGCGGTTTTCGGCAAACATCCCTTTTTGACTTTCGGGGGTTTCGACGCGAATACCACGTTATAATCCCTCTTGACGGTCTCGTGGAACTCGCAGATGGCGAGTTTAAGGGAACTTTTCGTAGAATTGAAGATCTCGAGTCGCTTTTCCGGATTGAATGTCGATACGGTGGTGTTGATGTGGATGTTTCTGAGGGCATCGAGGAATACGGCCAGTTGATACATGGCCAGGTGGAAGTTCTTGTAAGCCTGGAATAGAAGAAGGTTTCGTTAAATTAtgtggaaaattaaaaaaaaaagcttacagtttttatgttgttttttatcattaacATTTTAGCCCCTAGAAATCACGATGTTCAATAAGAGACTattagagaaattattttacttcttccaggcattccaaTGAGACAAGTAtcgatttctttatttttactaaataggttttaataattatttcaatcgTAGCCTGAAGAGCCCTTGAAGTATCCTAGAAATGACTAATTTCAGCATTttagccactagaaatcaagatattcagttgccactAAGAGATAGATGattttacttcttccaggcactccaatgagaaaaatatcaatttgttgatttttagtgcatctatttcaaaaattattttagtatttacttGAAGAGCCTGCAAATattctataaatcaataattttaacattttaactactataaattaagatattcagtggccaataagagacaaattattttacttcttccaggcactccagtgggAAAAGTATCGATTTCTTGATTCTAAGTGAATaggttttaaaagttattttagtaGTAGCCTAAAAAGCCCttggagtatcctagaaattactaatttaaacACTTTAACCACtacaaatcaagatatttagttgccaataagagacagaTGATTTTACTTCTTTCATGCACTCCAGTGAGGAAAATAtcaatttcttgatttttagtaaATGGATTTCAATAACTATTTCACTATTTAATTGCAGAGCCCTTGTATATTCTATACATcaataattttagcattttagCCCCTACAAATCAAGATATTCGgttgccaataagagataaattattttattttatcgagTAACTCCAATAGAAAACTAtcaatttcttgatttttaataaaatgattttaatattttttttagtagttgtattttttctagtatttatattaattataattaattctattattataattaatataaatattttaaagacattGATTCATTTTTCTACATTGCACTATATTTTGAACTGCTGAACTGTTAATGTTTAttggaattattaattttttaatttgtattttattactgttGTAATACGTTtatacattattaattatttatttattaatttattttcgatCTAATTAACAacgttttaaaaagttactcaTAGTGCCGTAACacaatatagaaaaatatataaattcatacacaagaaaaaattagcaaaatcaATATCGAGAAAATGTTATgcagtaatatttttaattttaataaaaaataaataggaaaataaaatacatcaattgatacagaaaataatttttattattttaaatttcctgctcgtgtgttaatttattttctctgttaatattcattttagaattattaattatttatttatttttttttacttttattaattttgtgaCAAATCCattcttaaatatattaaatttatgtttaattcaTTCTTACGTAGTTTCTAATCATTTTTAGCTctctttagtaaattattaacttttttaaggttaagtatttgattttatttttaattatttattacttatattttctttttaatctaattaaatatatttacgataagatttaaaaaaatattgtgtttaagaccgtggaataaaatatagttttttttacaaataaagttaaagggaaagtatattaattattaaacaagaaaaagaacacaaaaacaataagaaacatccattattgcattttttatatttgtcaataataattatttgtgttaaaattattaaattttttttcttttataactatttttacaaaatatttaacttttttatggcacaatttttttccttattaaatattaattagtattggttaatttattttaatttctgagttcataaataattatttatttatttatttatttactatttgctTGCACTGTTTTATattctttcatatttttgttgtatatttattacaaaataattagtttttccttagtaaaatttttatagccGAGGATTTGGAGTAGtcgattatttttatttaattattaacagtTCTTaatgaaatttcttaaattaaaggacaaatttccaaattaataaacatgaagaagaagatgaaaaaaaaatgaaaaattaatatagggAAAATGGTATatagcaatattttaaattttaatgaaaatataaagtcagcaaaaaaatttattgccaaaatattgtattttaattaataaataaatacaaagaataCGAGTAATGAATATAAgagtaaaattgaaataaaatttaataatatggcctcaaatattatttaattaaaaatttattatttttcttttgtctttattctttttagaactttGTTTCTAGCTATTTATAAATTTCCCTATTTTTCTTTAAGcacttatttaaaattgttataacaaattttttgtttgtgtcattgtttcattaattctttgtttataaaatgtaatctataatattaaattttgttttttggaaaaaaaatatttattagcaggtaatgtttattgttatttttaatgtttttttaattccgttttttcttaaatgtttttattaattataatttatttattaattttttcttactgCTTTATattctttcttatttttgttgttttatttttacataatatttaatttttcttcagtaaaatatatataataataattcgtaTATTTAGCAAATTTGCTACATATAAATTACAgtgtattaatataataaatacaaaatatctaAGGATTTAGAGTAACCGATtctctttctttatttatatattacaaatttgtttttaactcaatatttttttaaaataattatactaaactaaaaaattataaaataagaataagaagagagtaaaaatatttaataatcaaaatttacttttaatcatTATCTATTAAAAAGATACCAAATAATAAACAGacgcaaaattaataaaaaaaaagaaataatttagtattaaaat of the Anthonomus grandis grandis chromosome 3, icAntGran1.3, whole genome shotgun sequence genome contains:
- the LOC126733995 gene encoding uncharacterized protein LOC126733995 isoform X1; amino-acid sequence: MAGVDCWSKGSPKARASCAKISVLILVTLSCCLAAPTTSQSNFDLWHNPCSGQVARPIRHARSTSADMELKFLMENLNKSLIREMKKLYPKNARVGMKHVKGNCPKYNKLVQPISNAATVADAYKNFHLAMYQLAVFLDALRNIHINTTVSTFNPEKRLEIFNSTKSSLKLAICEFHETVKRDYNVVFASKPPKVKKGCLPKTANLGEIQMLDIQFVKKLKKVIRKGRKILAQKKKNELSHKRTKGEVS
- the LOC126733995 gene encoding uncharacterized protein LOC126733995 isoform X2 — translated: MPYCDMASCAKISVLILVTLSCCLAAPTTSQSNFDLWHNPCSGQVARPIRHARSTSADMELKFLMENLNKSLIREMKKLYPKNARVGMKHVKGNCPKYNKLVQPISNAATVADAYKNFHLAMYQLAVFLDALRNIHINTTVSTFNPEKRLEIFNSTKSSLKLAICEFHETVKRDYNVVFASKPPKVKKGCLPKTANLGEIQMLDIQFVKKLKKVIRKGRKILAQKKKNELSHKRTKGEVS